CTTGAGCCTTGCCGCGGAGGGCAGGCAGCGACTGTGTTGAAAGTCAAGCACAAGCTCCCTGAAGGGGAGCCATTCGCCAGCCCAGGGTCAGCCCCGGCGAGCGCCAGCGAGACGGCGGCGCCACCCTGGGTTTCAGACGGCGAAGGTCTGAACGCTGAAAGCGTGGAATAACGGGACAGGGTGGCTCAAAACTTCTGACGCACTGCACTAGCGCAGCGGCCAGACCCAGGGCAGGATGAAAACGACCACCAGGAACATGAGCACCAGCAGTGGGAATCCCACGCGTCCGTAGTCGCGGAAGCGGTAGCCGCCCATTCCCATCACCAGCAGGTTGACGGGATGGGCCGTGGGCGTCATGAAGGCGCAGGAGCAGCCCACCGCCACCACCATGAGCAAGGCCTGGGCCGAGAGTCCCAATTCGCCGGCGCTGCTGAGGGCGACGGGCGCCATGAGGACGGCCACCGCCGAAGCCGGCATCACCTGGGCGGCCAGCGCGGTGATGAGGAAGAGTCCGCCGGCCACGGCGGGGGGTCCCCAGGGCGCCACCGATCCCAACAGGCTATCGGCCAGGAACGCGGCCGTCCCCGACTCCTCCATGGCCAAGCCCATGGAGAGCATGCCGCCCACCATGATGACGGCCTTCCATTCCACCGCCCCGTAGGCCTCTTCCAGGCGCAGACATCCGCTGATGATCATGGCGACGGCCGCCATTGGAGCAGCCAAAAAGATGGGCAGCCAGTCCATGATCACCAGCAGCAGAAAGGCGGCCATGATAGCCAGGCACAGTGCGGCCTTGTCTTGCCGCTGGGCCTCGCGGGCCTGCTCGGAAAGCAGGATGAAGTCGGGCTCCTCGGCCAGCAGGCCCAGACGGCTGCGCTTGCCGTAGACCAAGAAGGCGTCGCCCAAACGCAACTGGAAATTGCGCAGGCCGCTGGTATGGGCCCTTCCTTCTCTCCATACGGCCACCACCGTGAGTCCGAAGCGCTCGCGGAAGCGGGCTTCCCGCAGGGTCTTTCCGGCCAGCTCCGAGCGGGGCGAGAGCATGGCCTCGGCTAAGCCCACCTCTTCCGATTCCAGGGCTCCCAGGTTGGAGGGCGGCAGGTCGCGTCCCACCTCGAGCTGGCGCAGGTCGTCGAGAATCTGCAGGTCTTCGGGACGGCCTTCGATGAGCAGCGAGTCGCCTTCCAGCAGTTCGGCTTCGGGGTCGGGGACGAACTGGGTGTGTCCCTGGCGGGTGATGCCCAGGACGGTGAGTCCGAAGGCGTCGCCCAACCGGGTGGCAGCCAGCATCTTGCCGGCCAGCAGCGATCCGCGGGGGACTTTGACCCGCAGCAGGCGGCGCTGCAGCCGGTAGCGGTCGACCGCCTGGCGCGGCTGCAGGAGGCTCACCTTGATCAGGCCGTCACGTTTGCGCAGTCCTTCGCTCATGCCCTGGGGACCGATCAGAAGCAGGCGGTCGCCGTCGAGCAGATGGACGCCCAGCAAATCGCTGTAGAAGACCTCGCCATCTCGTCTCAAGGCCATCACGGTGGCCCCGTGGCGACTGCGCAGCGAAGCTTGCGCCAGCGTCTTTCCGGCCAACGAAGCGCCCTCGGCGATTTCGGCTTGGGCCAATTCGACCTCGGCGTCCTCCATCTGGGCGATCAGGTCGCCGCCTGATTGCAAACGCAGCAGCTCCCAGCCCTTGAGCGCTTCCAGACGCTCAGGACGCCCTTCCATCCAGAGCTGATCGCCTTCCCGCAGCACGGTCTCCGGACCCGGCGCCAAGAGGGGACTCTCCTGGCGGACGATGGCCAGCAGTATGGCTTGCAGCGCCGATCCCAGGCGGCATTGGGCCACCGTCTTGCCGGCCAGCCGCGACCCGGCGGGCACCTTGAGGGCGAAGAGCACCTTGTCGACGCCGTAGAGCCCCTTGAGGTCGCGCTTCCCGGGGCGTCCGGTCTGGCGGGGCAGGTCGCGGTCGGGCAGCATGCGGTTGCCGAACAGGACCATGTAGAGGATGCCCACGGCTAAGGCCACCGCCCCCACCGGGGCGAAGTCGAACAGCTCGAAAGACCCCTGCCCGCTGCCGCGCAAGGATCCGCTGACCAGGATGTTGGGGTTGGACCCGATGGCCGTGGTCATGCCTCCCAGCAAGGATGCGAAAGCCAGCGGCATAAGGAGTTTGGAAGGCGAGCGCTGCAGGCGGCGTGCCACTTCCAGCACCACGGGAAGCATCAGCGCCGCCACCCCCACGTCATGGATGAATCCGGAGAGCACGCCCACGGTCAGCATCATCAGCACCGTCAGGCGCAGCTCGCTCTGGCCCGAGAATGAGAGGACGTGGCGTCCGATGGTGGCGGCCACGCCGGTTCGCGAGAGTCCACCGCCCAGCACCAGCACCGACGCGATGGTTATGACGGCGGGATTGGCGAATCCCTGCAAGGCCTGTGACTGGTCGATGACCCCCGTCAAGGTCAGTCCCAGCAAGACCAGCAAAGCCACGATCTCAGAGGCCACCCACTCGGTCACCAGGAGCAGCACCGCCAGTCCCAAAATGATCAGAACCGCAGCCATTCCCCCCATTCTTCCACGCCCGCCGGGCGCGGCCAAGGCTAGGCCGCGCGGGAGGCAGACCCCTGCAACGATGTGCAGGCCGGCAGACAGTCCTAGGGCGGGTGGGAGGCGCATCCTTGCGGCGATGTGCACAGCGCCCCATGGTGGCTGTCGGTCACTAGCAGGCGATCGGGCTTTGAGCGACCCGCACAAGTGTTGCGAGGTGGCGACCGGATCATTGGTGGGGATCGCCGCAGGGATGCGCCTCCCACGGGACTCTGCCTGAGCCTCCCGCCAGACAAGGCTGGTTGTCTTAGGCTGGTTCTTGCTTGGCGGCGGGGCGTTTCCAGGACAGGTGGAAGCCCCACAGGGCCAGCAGCAATACGCCGACGGGTCCGACGGCGGAATAGGCGCCGTACCAGGACGTCCACTCCATGGAGGTGGGCAGGTTGAGGAGCAGCGAGGCCGTCAGCGATGCCGCGAAGACGCTCAACAGTCCCAGCCTGATCAGGGCCAGGACGGCAAGGGAAATGATGGCCAGCTTGAAGACCAGGTCGATCCAGTATCCGTCGCCGGTGGGAGGCGACAGCACGAAGGTGAAGATGACGATCACGGGCAGGGATGCCAGCCAGTCGCGCTTGAGCACCCCCCGGGCCAGCACCAGCACCAGGAAGATGAGCAGGGCCTGGGGAAAGGCGCTGATCAAGCCCTGCAGGGCGTATCCGGCCAGCACGCGTCCGCCCTCCAGTTGGGCGGGGTTGATGCGGCGGAAGGCGAAGCCCGAATAACCCAGCCACTGCTGGACGGGACTGGACAAGAGTCCCAGGGCCACCGCGAAAGAGGCGGTCAGGCAACCCAGGAGCAGGTCGCGACCCACCAGCGGGTCACGCAGACGTCCGCGAAGAAGGCGGTTCCAGGAGATCAGGCTGTGGGGCCAGTAGCGCCGGGCGAAGGGCTCGATCCCGATATAAATGAACCAGGACAGCGCCGCAGTCAAAAGAGCGAGGGCAGCAGCCGAGCCTAATATCCCCCACTCTGCATTCAGGTCGGCCGTGTGGTCGGCGATAAGCATGCTGGCCAGCAATCGTCCCGTGAAGATGCACAGGGCGATGCGCAGGGCGCCCTGGCGGTCGCCGCGTCCCAGGCGCAGGTTGTGGCGCACCAGCAAGGCGCCTCCAATGATGGCTCCCAGGTTGAGCAAGGTGCTGAAGATGAGAAGCAGCGTGTCTCGAAAGCGGCTGGAGGGTCCCGACGAGGAGGACGCCTGCCTCGAGGACTCGTTCCAAGGTCCCTGGACGCGGAAAAACACCAGTTGCCCTTGAAAGGAGGCGGCCTCGACGCTGATCTCCATCTCGGCGTCGAAGGGCGAAGGTCCCGACCACCGTAGGTGCTGGTCGACATTGACCGGCGGATTGAGCCGAGGCTGGGTAGGATGAAAGTCCTCCCACCTCAGTCCGGCGGCGTTGAAAGCCAGACTCCAGTCAAAAGGAGGCGCCTGCGAATCGGCGTCGAGTTGGCTGGGAGGCACGGCATCCACCCAGAAGAGGCGCGCCTTGGGATCGAGAAGAACCAGCACCATTCCGGGAATCGTGGCGGGCGGGTCGAAGATGCTGGTGCGGAAGGAATAGCGCTCGCCCGGAAGCAGGCTGGAAGGCGATTCCCGGTACCAGAAGAGGCGGGCGGGCGGGAAGCCATGTTCCATATAGCCGCCCGATGCGTACTCTGAGAACCGGGCAACGACCGGATTGTAGCTGCCGAATCCGCGGGCGTTGTAGGGCTGGCGCTGTTCATATCCCAGGTTTGCAAGGTGCTGGCGGGCCCGGTCGGCCAACACCTCGGGCGGCAGGTCGAGAGGAATCTGGCGGAAGAGCTGGAATCGATCCAGCATCCACACCGAAGCAGCCAGGCTCAGCAGCACGCCCGCCAGAACCAGCCAGGCCTGAAGGCTGGAGAGCGTTCCACGTCCTCCCGAGGCCGCCACCAGCTCCGGCGAGGGCGTCTCGCCCGCGGCCAGGGCCTGGGCCAGCGGATTGCCTCCCGGCAGCGCCGCCGAAACCGCCAGCGCCGAAGCCGGACGCAATTGCGGGTCGCTTTGCAGGCAGCGCAAAATGACCCGCTCCACGGCGGGATCGATGCCTTCCCGCACGCTGGAGGGAGTGGCGATCTGAGAGGACTCGTGCAGGCTGCGCAATTCGGCCAGCGAGCGGGCCTGCAGAGCCCGGCATCCGGTGAACATCTCGTAGAGCACCAGCCCCAGCGCGTAGACGTCGCTGCGCTGGGAGACTTCGCGTCCTTCGAGTTGCTCGGGCGCCATGTAGGCG
The Acidobacteriota bacterium genome window above contains:
- a CDS encoding SLC13 family permease, which codes for MAAVLIILGLAVLLLVTEWVASEIVALLVLLGLTLTGVIDQSQALQGFANPAVITIASVLVLGGGLSRTGVAATIGRHVLSFSGQSELRLTVLMMLTVGVLSGFIHDVGVAALMLPVVLEVARRLQRSPSKLLMPLAFASLLGGMTTAIGSNPNILVSGSLRGSGQGSFELFDFAPVGAVALAVGILYMVLFGNRMLPDRDLPRQTGRPGKRDLKGLYGVDKVLFALKVPAGSRLAGKTVAQCRLGSALQAILLAIVRQESPLLAPGPETVLREGDQLWMEGRPERLEALKGWELLRLQSGGDLIAQMEDAEVELAQAEIAEGASLAGKTLAQASLRSRHGATVMALRRDGEVFYSDLLGVHLLDGDRLLLIGPQGMSEGLRKRDGLIKVSLLQPRQAVDRYRLQRRLLRVKVPRGSLLAGKMLAATRLGDAFGLTVLGITRQGHTQFVPDPEAELLEGDSLLIEGRPEDLQILDDLRQLEVGRDLPPSNLGALESEEVGLAEAMLSPRSELAGKTLREARFRERFGLTVVAVWREGRAHTSGLRNFQLRLGDAFLVYGKRSRLGLLAEEPDFILLSEQAREAQRQDKAALCLAIMAAFLLLVIMDWLPIFLAAPMAAVAMIISGCLRLEEAYGAVEWKAVIMVGGMLSMGLAMEESGTAAFLADSLLGSVAPWGPPAVAGGLFLITALAAQVMPASAVAVLMAPVALSSAGELGLSAQALLMVVAVGCSCAFMTPTAHPVNLLVMGMGGYRFRDYGRVGFPLLVLMFLVVVFILPWVWPLR
- a CDS encoding serine/threonine-protein kinase, with the protein product MSQSTQPTPQPGDDEATRVDVSPRESTGGSAAPGSRRGEFPPGVLLAGRYRIVGLLGKGGMGEVYRAEDLTLDQEVALKFLPRELASDQRRMGRFLDEVKVARRVSHPNVCRVHDVGEAEGRHFISMEYIDGEDLSSLLRRIGRLPEDKALELSRQMCAGLAAAHDAGVLHRDFKPANIMIDGRGRVRIADFGLAAAARDVAEGDVSGTPAYMAPEQLEGREVSQRSDVYALGLVLYEMFTGCRALQARSLAELRSLHESSQIATPSSVREGIDPAVERVILRCLQSDPQLRPASALAVSAALPGGNPLAQALAAGETPSPELVAASGGRGTLSSLQAWLVLAGVLLSLAASVWMLDRFQLFRQIPLDLPPEVLADRARQHLANLGYEQRQPYNARGFGSYNPVVARFSEYASGGYMEHGFPPARLFWYRESPSSLLPGERYSFRTSIFDPPATIPGMVLVLLDPKARLFWVDAVPPSQLDADSQAPPFDWSLAFNAAGLRWEDFHPTQPRLNPPVNVDQHLRWSGPSPFDAEMEISVEAASFQGQLVFFRVQGPWNESSRQASSSSGPSSRFRDTLLLIFSTLLNLGAIIGGALLVRHNLRLGRGDRQGALRIALCIFTGRLLASMLIADHTADLNAEWGILGSAAALALLTAALSWFIYIGIEPFARRYWPHSLISWNRLLRGRLRDPLVGRDLLLGCLTASFAVALGLLSSPVQQWLGYSGFAFRRINPAQLEGGRVLAGYALQGLISAFPQALLIFLVLVLARGVLKRDWLASLPVIVIFTFVLSPPTGDGYWIDLVFKLAIISLAVLALIRLGLLSVFAASLTASLLLNLPTSMEWTSWYGAYSAVGPVGVLLLALWGFHLSWKRPAAKQEPA